In a genomic window of Balaenoptera ricei isolate mBalRic1 chromosome 3, mBalRic1.hap2, whole genome shotgun sequence:
- the GPX8 gene encoding probable glutathione peroxidase 8 isoform X5 encodes MEPLTAYPLRCSGPKAKVFAVLLSMVLCTVMLFLLQLKFLKPKINSFYTFEVKDSNGRTVSLEKFKGKIRQRRNQDGISGSIWSTLKVKL; translated from the exons ATGGAGCCTCTCACAGCCTACCCTTTGAGATGTTCAGGGCCCAAAGCAAAGGTATTTGCAGTTTTGCTGTCTATGGTTCTATGTACAGTAATGTTATTTCTTCTACAACTAAAATTCCTAAAACCTAAAATCAACAGCTTTTATACATTTGAAGTGAAAGATTCAAATGGAAGAACGGTTTCTCTGGAAAAGTTTAAAGGCAAA ATTCGTCAAAGAAGGAACCAAGATGGAATTTCTGGAAGTATCTGGTCAACCCTGAAGGTCAAGTTGTGA
- the GPX8 gene encoding probable glutathione peroxidase 8 isoform X2: MEPLTAYPLRCSGPKAKVFAVLLSMVLCTVMLFLLQLKFLKPKINSFYTFEVKDSNGRTVSLEKFKGKVALVVNVASDCQFTDRNYLALQELHKEFGPFHFSVLAFPCNQFGESEPRPSKEVVSFARNNFGVTFPIFHKIKILGPEAEPAFRFLVDSSKKEPRWNFWKYLVNPEGQVVKSWRPEEPIEIIRPEIAALIRQMIIKKKEDL; encoded by the exons ATGGAGCCTCTCACAGCCTACCCTTTGAGATGTTCAGGGCCCAAAGCAAAGGTATTTGCAGTTTTGCTGTCTATGGTTCTATGTACAGTAATGTTATTTCTTCTACAACTAAAATTCCTAAAACCTAAAATCAACAGCTTTTATACATTTGAAGTGAAAGATTCAAATGGAAGAACGGTTTCTCTGGAAAAGTTTAAAGGCAAA GTTGCACTAGTTGTAAACGTGGCTAGTGACTGCCAATTCACAGACAGAAATTACTTAGCACTGCAGGAACTGCACAAAGAGTTTGGACCATTCCACTTCAGCGTCTTGGCTTTTCCATGCAATCAGTTTGGAGAATCGGAGCCCCGCCCAAGCAAGGAAGTAGTATCTTTTGCAAGAAATAACTTCGGAGTAACATTCCCCATCTTCCACAAGATTAAGATTCTAGGACCTGAAGCAGAACCTGCATTTAGATTTCTTGTTG ATTCGTCAAAGAAGGAACCAAGATGGAATTTCTGGAAGTATCTGGTCAACCCTGAAGGTCAAGTTGTGAAATCTTGGAGGCCAGAGGAACCCATTGAAATCATCAGGCCTGAGATAGCAGCTCTGATTAGACAAAtgatcataaaaaagaaagaggatctATGA
- the GPX8 gene encoding probable glutathione peroxidase 8 isoform X3 encodes MEPLTAYPLRCSGPKAKVALVVNVASDCQFTDRNYLALQELHKEFGPFHFSVLAFPCNQFGESEPRPSKEVVSFARNNFGVTFPIFHKIKILGPEAEPAFRFLVGCTGEKKPEHVPCNHLSIIAAKYLGTVAPRFFPFVTKKASETPLNTQKGNSDLRFH; translated from the exons ATGGAGCCTCTCACAGCCTACCCTTTGAGATGTTCAGGGCCCAAAGCAAAG GTTGCACTAGTTGTAAACGTGGCTAGTGACTGCCAATTCACAGACAGAAATTACTTAGCACTGCAGGAACTGCACAAAGAGTTTGGACCATTCCACTTCAGCGTCTTGGCTTTTCCATGCAATCAGTTTGGAGAATCGGAGCCCCGCCCAAGCAAGGAAGTAGTATCTTTTGCAAGAAATAACTTCGGAGTAACATTCCCCATCTTCCACAAGATTAAGATTCTAGGACCTGAAGCAGAACCTGCATTTAGATTTCTTGTTG ggtgcacaggggaaaaaaagccagagCATGTGCCCTGTAATCATCTCTCAATTATAGCAGCCAAATACTTGGGCACAGTAGCTCCTAGGTTCTTCCCGTTTGTCACTAAAAAAGCTTCTGAAACTCCACTCAACACTCAAAAAGGTAACAGTGATTTAAGGTTTCACTAA
- the GPX8 gene encoding probable glutathione peroxidase 8 isoform X4, with protein sequence MEPLTAYPLRCSGPKAKVALVVNVASDCQFTDRNYLALQELHKEFGPFHFSVLAFPCNQFGESEPRPSKEVVSFARNNFGVTFPIFHKIKILGPEAEPAFRFLVDSSKKEPRWNFWKYLVNPEGQVVKSWRPEEPIEIIRPEIAALIRQMIIKKKEDL encoded by the exons ATGGAGCCTCTCACAGCCTACCCTTTGAGATGTTCAGGGCCCAAAGCAAAG GTTGCACTAGTTGTAAACGTGGCTAGTGACTGCCAATTCACAGACAGAAATTACTTAGCACTGCAGGAACTGCACAAAGAGTTTGGACCATTCCACTTCAGCGTCTTGGCTTTTCCATGCAATCAGTTTGGAGAATCGGAGCCCCGCCCAAGCAAGGAAGTAGTATCTTTTGCAAGAAATAACTTCGGAGTAACATTCCCCATCTTCCACAAGATTAAGATTCTAGGACCTGAAGCAGAACCTGCATTTAGATTTCTTGTTG ATTCGTCAAAGAAGGAACCAAGATGGAATTTCTGGAAGTATCTGGTCAACCCTGAAGGTCAAGTTGTGAAATCTTGGAGGCCAGAGGAACCCATTGAAATCATCAGGCCTGAGATAGCAGCTCTGATTAGACAAAtgatcataaaaaagaaagaggatctATGA
- the GPX8 gene encoding probable glutathione peroxidase 8 isoform X1 produces the protein MEPLTAYPLRCSGPKAKVFAVLLSMVLCTVMLFLLQLKFLKPKINSFYTFEVKDSNGRTVSLEKFKGKVALVVNVASDCQFTDRNYLALQELHKEFGPFHFSVLAFPCNQFGESEPRPSKEVVSFARNNFGVTFPIFHKIKILGPEAEPAFRFLVGCTGEKKPEHVPCNHLSIIAAKYLGTVAPRFFPFVTKKASETPLNTQKGNSDLRFH, from the exons ATGGAGCCTCTCACAGCCTACCCTTTGAGATGTTCAGGGCCCAAAGCAAAGGTATTTGCAGTTTTGCTGTCTATGGTTCTATGTACAGTAATGTTATTTCTTCTACAACTAAAATTCCTAAAACCTAAAATCAACAGCTTTTATACATTTGAAGTGAAAGATTCAAATGGAAGAACGGTTTCTCTGGAAAAGTTTAAAGGCAAA GTTGCACTAGTTGTAAACGTGGCTAGTGACTGCCAATTCACAGACAGAAATTACTTAGCACTGCAGGAACTGCACAAAGAGTTTGGACCATTCCACTTCAGCGTCTTGGCTTTTCCATGCAATCAGTTTGGAGAATCGGAGCCCCGCCCAAGCAAGGAAGTAGTATCTTTTGCAAGAAATAACTTCGGAGTAACATTCCCCATCTTCCACAAGATTAAGATTCTAGGACCTGAAGCAGAACCTGCATTTAGATTTCTTGTTG ggtgcacaggggaaaaaaagccagagCATGTGCCCTGTAATCATCTCTCAATTATAGCAGCCAAATACTTGGGCACAGTAGCTCCTAGGTTCTTCCCGTTTGTCACTAAAAAAGCTTCTGAAACTCCACTCAACACTCAAAAAGGTAACAGTGATTTAAGGTTTCACTAA